Proteins from one Flavobacteriales bacterium genomic window:
- a CDS encoding OmpA family protein: MRITKFLVVAVIAGLLSINVNAQTDHLEVANLAFESQEYYKAITLLKKAYSKEKDKANKADIIFKTAECYRFVNDTKQAETWYRKAITIKYPENKAQLYYADALKANGKFDEAIEQYEKYAELAPSDPRGKTGAEACALAQKWIDNPSRYVVENEVQLNGKQMDFSPSYASKNHKEIYFTSSRDNASGNEVDGWTGQGFTDIFTATIDNKGKWSKPKPLPATINSIYNEGAAVMNNDFNQMIFTRCGVKKKVLMGCELYTSNKTGDSWSEPELLPFFQIAEGDDSTQVTVGHPALSADGKTLVFASDADGGKGGRDLWKSKFDDEKKRWGKPVNVEAVNTPGDEMYPFIHNDGTLYFASNGHVGMGGLDIFMAEAQGETWGNITNMRSPINSSGDDFAIIFEKEQEKGFFTSNREDGKGSDDIYSFLLPALKFTLSGTVSDFKSKKPVGGATVSIVGTDGSSLETTTDANGRYTFDLAPATSYVITAGKKDAYLNKTGKTTTVGFEEDKDLIHDFELDPINKVIDLPNIFYDLGKWDLRPESKVSLDGLIETLNDNPTIVIELGSHTDTRASDSYNLSLSQKRAQSVVDYLIENDIAEARLVAKGYGETTPKVLEVQVGEFAKGSVINDAFIAKLATEELKEEAHQLNRRTEFKVLRNDYVPTGN, translated from the coding sequence ATGAGAATAACCAAGTTCTTAGTAGTAGCTGTAATTGCAGGATTGCTTTCAATCAATGTAAATGCGCAAACCGATCACCTTGAAGTAGCGAATCTTGCGTTTGAATCGCAAGAATATTACAAGGCAATCACTCTTCTGAAAAAAGCCTATTCTAAAGAAAAGGATAAGGCAAATAAGGCAGATATCATTTTTAAAACAGCTGAATGCTATCGTTTTGTGAACGATACGAAGCAGGCAGAAACTTGGTATCGTAAAGCGATTACCATCAAGTATCCTGAGAACAAAGCTCAGCTTTATTATGCCGATGCACTGAAAGCGAATGGTAAATTCGATGAGGCTATTGAGCAATATGAGAAATACGCTGAACTTGCTCCAAGCGACCCACGTGGTAAAACAGGTGCTGAAGCTTGCGCACTGGCTCAAAAATGGATTGATAATCCATCACGTTATGTAGTTGAGAATGAAGTTCAATTGAACGGGAAACAGATGGATTTCTCCCCATCTTACGCATCTAAGAATCACAAAGAGATTTACTTCACTTCGTCAAGAGACAATGCTTCAGGAAATGAAGTTGACGGATGGACCGGTCAAGGATTCACTGACATCTTCACTGCAACCATTGATAATAAAGGAAAATGGAGCAAGCCAAAACCGCTTCCAGCAACTATCAATAGTATATATAATGAAGGTGCTGCAGTAATGAATAACGATTTCAACCAGATGATTTTCACTCGTTGTGGTGTTAAGAAGAAGGTTTTAATGGGTTGTGAACTTTACACGTCTAATAAGACTGGTGATAGCTGGTCAGAGCCAGAATTGCTTCCATTTTTCCAAATTGCCGAAGGTGATGATAGCACGCAAGTAACAGTAGGACACCCTGCGCTTTCTGCTGATGGTAAGACCTTGGTTTTTGCTTCCGATGCCGATGGTGGAAAAGGTGGAAGAGATCTTTGGAAATCTAAATTTGATGATGAGAAGAAACGTTGGGGAAAGCCTGTAAATGTTGAAGCAGTTAATACTCCTGGAGACGAGATGTATCCATTTATTCATAACGATGGAACATTGTATTTCGCTTCTAACGGTCATGTTGGAATGGGAGGATTGGACATCTTCATGGCTGAGGCTCAAGGAGAAACTTGGGGAAATATCACCAACATGAGGTCACCGATCAATTCATCTGGTGATGATTTTGCAATCATTTTCGAGAAAGAACAAGAGAAAGGGTTTTTTACTTCAAACCGTGAAGATGGAAAAGGAAGCGATGATATCTATTCGTTCCTTCTTCCAGCACTTAAGTTTACACTTAGCGGAACGGTTTCTGATTTCAAGAGCAAGAAGCCTGTAGGTGGTGCGACTGTTTCAATTGTTGGAACAGATGGTTCATCCCTTGAAACAACTACTGATGCCAATGGTAGATATACGTTTGATCTTGCTCCTGCAACTTCATATGTTATCACTGCTGGTAAGAAAGATGCTTACTTGAATAAAACAGGTAAGACTACAACTGTAGGTTTCGAAGAGGACAAAGATTTGATTCATGACTTCGAATTGGATCCAATCAACAAGGTTATCGATCTTCCAAACATTTTCTACGATCTTGGAAAATGGGATCTTCGTCCAGAGTCTAAGGTTTCATTGGATGGTCTGATTGAAACGTTGAACGATAACCCAACAATCGTTATCGAGCTTGGATCACACACGGATACACGAGCATCTGATAGCTACAACCTGTCTCTTTCACAGAAACGTGCTCAATCTGTTGTTGATTACTTGATTGAAAACGACATTGCTGAAGCAAGATTGGTAGCCAAAGGTTATGGAGAAACCACTCCGAAAGTACTTGAGGTGCAGGTAGGTGAATTCGCTAAAGGAAGTGTGATCAACGATGCCTTCATTGCTAAGTTGGCAACAGAAGAGTTGAAAGAAGAAGCACACCAGTTGAATCGTAGAACTGAATTTAAAGTTCTTAGAAACGATTACGTTCCGACAGGAAACTAG
- a CDS encoding glutamine synthetase III: MATQRFQALQEVNRRKPVDVKLPAERVSSYFASSVFSWKEMREHLPAEVYTTLRTCVDKGGQIDRGTAEQVAASMKSWALGKGATHYTHWFQPLTGSTAEKHDAFFEPLADGFSMESFGGDRLVQQEPDASSFPNGGIRNTFEARGYTAWDPSSPAFVIGRTLCIPTVFVAYTGESLDHKAPLLRSVHFLDKAATTVVQEYFDRNVSRVICTLGCEQEYFLVDRALYNARPDLALTGRTLFGHSSAKDQQLDDHYFGSINDRVTAYMRDFETEALKLGIPVKTRHNEVGPGQFECAPVYEEVSLAVDHNQLLMDVMEKVALRHDFRVLFHEKPFAGINGSGKHNNWALATDTGKNLLSPGKTPKKNIQFLTFFITTIKAVHEHADLLRASIASASNDHRLGANEAPPAIMSVFIGSFLTQILDDIEAWIKQGEKMSPDEKTELKLSVIKIPEILLDNTDRNRTSPFAFTGNKFELRAVGSSANCSSAMMVLNTIVADQLVKFHTEVQALVSKDMKKDEAIFQVLRKYIIESKNIRFEGNGYGDEWVKEAKKRGLSNIKTTPDSLDLILTKKSRALFEKNEILSERELDARYEIDLERYTKKIQIESRVMGDLATNHVVPTAVQYQSILITNVTGLKQVLNAEEFETLASEPMRIIREISERMNLINKLVEEMTEARKSANKHESARKQAGDYCSKVLPYFEKIRREVDKLELVVSDEYWPLPKYRELLFNR, translated from the coding sequence ATGGCAACACAACGATTTCAAGCATTGCAGGAAGTGAACAGACGAAAACCTGTTGATGTAAAATTACCAGCAGAGAGAGTTTCAAGTTATTTCGCTTCCAGCGTATTTTCTTGGAAGGAAATGCGCGAGCATCTTCCAGCAGAAGTTTACACTACACTAAGAACATGTGTGGATAAAGGAGGTCAGATTGATAGAGGAACTGCCGAGCAAGTAGCAGCTTCAATGAAATCGTGGGCTCTTGGAAAAGGCGCTACACATTATACGCATTGGTTTCAGCCGTTAACTGGTTCAACAGCTGAAAAGCACGATGCTTTTTTCGAGCCTTTGGCTGATGGATTCTCCATGGAATCATTTGGTGGTGATCGACTTGTTCAGCAAGAGCCGGATGCATCCAGCTTTCCGAATGGTGGAATCAGAAATACGTTTGAAGCAAGAGGTTACACTGCGTGGGATCCTTCCTCGCCTGCTTTCGTTATCGGAAGAACACTTTGTATACCAACGGTTTTTGTTGCCTACACTGGCGAATCGCTCGATCATAAAGCGCCATTGCTGCGCTCGGTTCATTTTCTAGATAAGGCTGCAACCACTGTGGTTCAGGAATATTTTGATCGTAATGTTTCGCGCGTTATTTGCACACTCGGTTGCGAACAGGAATATTTCCTGGTTGATCGCGCCTTATATAACGCACGGCCTGATCTTGCCTTAACGGGACGAACACTTTTTGGCCATTCATCTGCCAAAGACCAGCAGTTGGATGATCATTATTTCGGTTCCATTAATGACCGGGTTACCGCCTACATGCGCGATTTTGAAACTGAAGCTTTGAAGCTGGGTATTCCGGTTAAAACACGTCATAATGAAGTTGGCCCAGGACAATTTGAATGTGCACCGGTTTACGAGGAAGTTAGTTTAGCAGTAGATCACAATCAATTGTTGATGGACGTGATGGAGAAAGTTGCACTAAGACATGATTTTCGAGTGCTATTTCACGAAAAGCCGTTTGCGGGAATCAACGGTTCTGGAAAACACAACAATTGGGCGCTTGCCACAGATACAGGTAAGAATCTTTTGAGTCCCGGAAAAACTCCAAAAAAGAACATTCAGTTCCTGACATTCTTCATTACTACCATCAAAGCGGTGCACGAGCATGCCGATTTACTTCGCGCAAGCATAGCAAGTGCGAGTAACGATCACCGATTGGGAGCAAATGAGGCACCTCCAGCTATCATGTCCGTTTTCATTGGTTCGTTTCTGACTCAGATTTTGGATGATATCGAAGCTTGGATCAAACAAGGAGAGAAAATGTCTCCGGATGAAAAGACAGAATTGAAACTTAGCGTGATTAAGATTCCTGAAATTCTACTGGATAATACGGATAGAAATAGGACTTCACCATTTGCCTTCACTGGAAACAAGTTCGAACTCAGGGCAGTTGGTTCTTCAGCAAACTGTTCTTCTGCCATGATGGTTCTTAATACGATTGTTGCCGATCAGTTAGTGAAATTTCACACGGAAGTTCAAGCGTTGGTCTCGAAGGACATGAAAAAGGACGAGGCCATTTTTCAAGTGTTGCGTAAGTACATCATCGAATCAAAAAACATTCGTTTTGAAGGAAATGGATATGGAGATGAATGGGTGAAGGAAGCTAAGAAGCGAGGCTTGTCAAACATTAAGACAACTCCAGATTCGCTTGATCTTATCTTGACAAAAAAATCCAGAGCACTTTTTGAGAAGAACGAGATTTTGAGTGAAAGAGAATTGGATGCGCGATATGAGATCGATCTTGAACGCTACACCAAGAAAATTCAGATTGAGTCAAGGGTGATGGGTGATTTGGCTACCAATCACGTGGTGCCAACAGCCGTTCAGTATCAAAGCATATTGATAACCAACGTAACTGGATTGAAACAGGTTTTGAATGCTGAAGAGTTTGAAACATTGGCAAGTGAGCCGATGAGAATCATTCGCGAAATTTCTGAGCGCATGAACTTGATCAATAAATTGGTGGAAGAAATGACCGAAGCGCGCAAATCTGCAAACAAACACGAAAGTGCCAGAAAACAGGCAGGCGATTACTGCTCTAAGGTCTTGCCATATTTCGAGAAGATCAGGAGAGAAGTGGATAAATTGGAGTTGGTAGTGTCTGATGAGTATTGGCCATTGCCAAAATATCGTGAGCTTCTGTTTAATAGATGA